In the Longimicrobiales bacterium genome, one interval contains:
- a CDS encoding ABC transporter ATP-binding protein — translation MELCIEGLSKTYPNGVRALDNVTLEVPQGMFGLLGPNGAGKSTLMRTLATLQEPDTGSAHLGDIDILTEKDRLRETLGYLPQEFGLYPKVRAVDLLDHFAILKGITNKKERKQVVDALLEQTNLTDARKRKLGGFSGGMRQRFGIAVALLGDPKLIIVDEPTAGLDPEERVRFLNLLSELGENSVVILSTHIVDDVSELCSRMAVISRGQILRKGDPAEAINDLRGKIWKKSIAKDEIDAYSDRLNVISTRLQAGSRVIHVQADNQPDDSFVSVEPDLEDVYFTTMLGAGRSVDGEEAVQIADSAS, via the coding sequence ATGGAACTCTGCATCGAAGGCCTCTCCAAGACGTACCCCAATGGCGTAAGGGCCCTCGACAATGTCACGCTGGAAGTCCCACAGGGAATGTTCGGCCTCTTGGGCCCGAACGGCGCCGGAAAGTCGACGCTCATGCGGACACTAGCGACGCTCCAGGAGCCCGACACCGGGTCGGCACATCTCGGAGACATCGACATCCTCACCGAGAAGGACCGACTCCGTGAGACGCTCGGATACCTGCCGCAGGAGTTCGGATTGTATCCGAAAGTCCGCGCCGTCGATCTACTCGACCATTTCGCGATTCTGAAGGGCATCACGAACAAGAAAGAGCGGAAACAGGTTGTCGACGCGCTGCTCGAGCAGACCAACCTCACCGACGCCAGGAAGCGGAAGCTGGGCGGGTTCTCAGGCGGGATGCGTCAGCGCTTCGGGATCGCCGTAGCGCTGCTCGGTGACCCAAAGTTGATCATCGTGGACGAACCGACGGCCGGGCTCGACCCAGAGGAGCGCGTGCGCTTCCTCAACCTGCTCAGTGAACTCGGTGAAAATTCAGTCGTCATCCTCTCGACGCACATCGTCGACGATGTCAGTGAACTCTGCTCTCGAATGGCCGTAATCAGCCGGGGACAGATTCTCCGAAAAGGAGACCCCGCCGAGGCAATCAACGACCTGCGTGGGAAGATCTGGAAGAAGAGCATCGCCAAGGACGAGATCGACGCGTACAGCGATCGGCTCAACGTGATCTCAACGAGGCTCCAGGCTGGCAGTCGTGTGATCCACGTCCAGGCGGACAACCAGCCGGATGATTCGTTCGTTTCGGTCGAGCCCGACCTCGAGGACGTCTACTTCACAACCATGCTCGGGGCCGGCCGGAGTGTGGACGGAGAAGAGGCCGTCCAGATTGCGGACTCCGCTTCATGA
- a CDS encoding M20/M25/M40 family metallo-hydrolase, translated as MTIRSIRPASAAMATILTASALVLCADGASAQAVSVEGALGQPSVRTGLEYIDERRQETADFLRIIGGIVSPSGQEHDRAAAVADRMREIGLSDVHVTESPNAVGIIPGRSERTIIFVSTLDDLATVADQQRAAASLPRIEGGRVVGPGTNTSVTSAAIVAAAQAYLETGRQPELTLVFAAVAQEETGMLGMQALYEEYRGRAEAFVDVLGDGHSISYGALGIHWWRVIASGPGGHTLSGGLPNVNQAIGRSVDRILSLPDAARTDDSRTRINISVLQSGSVFNHKPEEGWFSLDIRSMDAGTIESIERQVGGILAAVTTETTIDLTMEPFQLTPGGQIPGAAQSDLVINAADISRHLGYEPTLSTSGSSNMNVSVAGGTLSIGLGGSRGGERGQPEEWADIDGMMRTAQHVYLLAVSLGGGS; from the coding sequence ATGACGATTCGCTCGATCCGGCCCGCCTCTGCCGCCATGGCAACGATCCTCACTGCGTCAGCCCTTGTTCTTTGTGCCGATGGCGCGAGCGCGCAGGCGGTGAGCGTCGAGGGAGCTCTCGGTCAGCCGTCCGTGCGCACCGGGCTTGAGTACATCGATGAACGCAGGCAGGAGACCGCCGACTTCCTGCGCATCATAGGGGGCATCGTCTCTCCGTCGGGACAGGAGCACGACCGAGCAGCAGCGGTCGCCGATCGAATGCGAGAGATCGGCCTCAGCGACGTCCACGTCACTGAGAGCCCAAACGCCGTCGGCATCATTCCGGGGAGATCAGAACGCACCATCATCTTCGTCTCGACACTCGACGACCTCGCCACCGTGGCCGACCAACAACGAGCGGCCGCCTCCCTTCCCCGAATCGAAGGCGGTCGAGTCGTAGGGCCGGGAACGAATACCTCGGTCACAAGCGCTGCTATCGTCGCTGCGGCTCAGGCCTATCTCGAGACAGGCCGACAGCCCGAGCTGACACTCGTCTTCGCCGCGGTCGCGCAGGAGGAGACCGGTATGCTCGGGATGCAGGCCCTCTACGAGGAGTACCGAGGCCGTGCCGAAGCCTTCGTCGACGTCCTAGGTGACGGTCACAGCATCTCCTATGGTGCGCTGGGCATCCACTGGTGGCGGGTCATCGCGAGCGGCCCTGGGGGACACACACTTTCCGGTGGCCTCCCCAACGTGAACCAGGCGATTGGGCGTTCGGTGGATCGCATCCTGTCGCTTCCGGACGCCGCACGCACCGACGACTCGCGCACCCGCATCAACATCTCGGTCCTCCAAAGTGGTTCCGTGTTCAATCACAAACCCGAGGAGGGTTGGTTCTCGTTGGATATCCGGTCGATGGATGCCGGCACCATCGAATCGATCGAGCGACAGGTAGGGGGAATTCTCGCAGCAGTGACTACGGAGACGACGATCGATCTGACCATGGAACCGTTCCAGCTGACACCAGGCGGCCAGATTCCTGGAGCGGCTCAGTCAGACCTCGTGATCAACGCAGCCGACATATCACGTCATCTCGGATACGAACCGACCCTGTCGACCTCCGGCTCCTCGAACATGAACGTCTCGGTCGCGGGGGGAACGCTCTCGATAGGGCTGGGAGGCTCCCGTGGGGGTGAACGAGGCCAGCCGGAGGAGTGGGCGGACATCGATGGGATGATGAGGACCGCACAGCACGTCTATCTGCTGGCAGTGAGCCTCGGCGGAGGTAGCTGA